Proteins co-encoded in one Streptomyces diastaticus subsp. diastaticus genomic window:
- a CDS encoding transposase family protein, with translation MVIYPAALDLPHALVEWVTMLVVTREGDRRCKLRPSQRAMAALVYLREHTTLAKIAAGFGISESTAHAYTTAVIDLLAERAPGLLKVLRETDPDFALLDGTLAECDRVGDGRADYSHKHRRHGVNVQLVTDPGGRLLWLSPALPGRTHDLTAARAHRIIRICERQDVPLLADLAYQGGGPWLTTGIKRRPLQDLTPTEKTLNRALAEARAPVERGVARLKSWRIFRRSRCSPNRMTSIAKAILTLERQR, from the coding sequence GCTGGTCGTCACCCGTGAGGGCGACCGGCGCTGCAAGCTCCGTCCGTCTCAGCGTGCGATGGCGGCACTGGTGTACCTGCGCGAGCACACCACCCTGGCGAAGATCGCTGCAGGTTTCGGCATCAGCGAGTCCACCGCGCACGCGTACACCACTGCGGTCATCGACCTGCTCGCGGAACGCGCTCCGGGTCTGCTGAAAGTTCTGCGCGAGACCGACCCGGACTTCGCCCTGCTGGACGGCACGCTGGCCGAGTGCGACCGGGTCGGGGACGGCCGGGCCGACTACTCCCACAAACACCGCCGGCACGGAGTGAACGTGCAGTTGGTCACCGACCCCGGCGGCCGGCTGCTGTGGCTCTCCCCAGCACTGCCGGGCCGGACCCATGACCTGACCGCCGCCCGCGCCCACCGGATCATCCGCATCTGCGAGCGTCAGGACGTCCCCCTCCTGGCGGATCTCGCCTACCAGGGCGGCGGGCCCTGGTTGACCACGGGCATCAAACGCAGACCCCTGCAGGACCTGACTCCTACCGAGAAGACCCTCAACAGGGCACTGGCCGAGGCGCGAGCACCGGTCGAGCGAGGCGTCGCCCGCCTGAAGTCCTGGCGCATCTTCCGCCGGTCCCGATGCAGTCCCAACCGCATGACGTCAATCGCCAAAGCCATCCTCACCCTGGAGCGTCAACGCTGA